Proteins from a genomic interval of Marmota flaviventris isolate mMarFla1 chromosome 8, mMarFla1.hap1, whole genome shotgun sequence:
- the Dbr1 gene encoding lariat debranching enzyme isoform X1, with amino-acid sequence MRVAVAGCCHGELDKIYETLALAERRGPGPVDLLLCCGDFQAVRNEADLRCMAVPPKYRHMQTFYRYYSGEKKAPVLTVFIGGNHEASNHLQELPYGGWVAPNIYYLGLAGVVKYRGVRIGGISGIFKSHDYRKGHFEYPPYNPSTIRSIYHVRNIEVYKLKQLKQPIDIFLSHDWPRSIYHYGNKKQLLKTKSFFRQEVENNTLGSPAASELLEHLKPTYWFSAHLHVKFAALMQHQAAEKGQTAKATKFLALDKCLPHRDFLQVLEIEHDPSAPDYLEYDIEWLTILKATNNLINVTGSLWNMPENNGLHTKWDYSATEEAMKEVLEKLNHDLRVPCNFSVTAACYDPNKPQTQMQLVHRINPQTTEFCAQLGITDINVSLQKAKEEHHLCGEYEEQDDVESNDSGGDRSEYNTDTSALSSINPDEIMLDEEEEDDDNIVSAHSDSNTPSIEPSSNQGSDFSASFSDIRILPGSMIVSSDDTSGSPTDREGKLDEAVELENEKDLTEMPLKRRSDEHEPEQRKKIKRRNQAIYAAIDGDDDDDDDDA; translated from the exons ATGCGGGTGGCTGTGGCCGGCTGCTGCCATGGCGAGCTGGACAAGATCTACGAGACGCTGGCACTGGCCGAGCGGCGTGGCCCTGGGCCCGTGGACCTCCTTCTGTGCTGTGGCGACTTCCAGGCTGTGCGCAACGAGGCCGACCTGCGCTGCATGGCTGTGCCCCCCAAGTACCGCCACATGCAGACCTTCTACAG GTATTACTCTGGAGAGAAGAAGGCCCCAGTTCTTACAGTCTTCATTGGCGGAAACCATGAAGCCTCAAATCATTTGCAAGAGTTACCCTATGGTGGCTGGGTGGcaccaaacatttattatttag GTTTGGCTGGTGTGGTAAAATACCGAGGTGTAAGGATTGGTGGAATCTCTGGTATCTTTAAATCTCATGACTATAGAAAAG GTCATTTTGAGTACCCCCCTTATAACCCATCTACAATAAGAAGTATATATCATGTGAGAAATATTGAAGTCTATAAATTAAAACAG CTGAAGCAGCCTATAGATATATTCTTATCTCATGACTGGCCAAGAAGTATTTATCATTATGGAAATAAGAAGCAACTTCTTAAGACCAAATCTTTTTTCCGACAAGAAGTGGAAAATAACACATTAGGAAGTCCCGCTGCTTCGGAGCTTTTAGAGCACCTAAAACCTACTTACTGGTTTTCTGCACACCTTCACGTGAAATTTGCAGCCTTGATGCAGCATCAG GCTGCAGAAAAAGGACAGACTGCCAAAGCAACCAAATTTTTAGCCTTGGACAAGTGCTTACCACACAGAGACTTTCTTcag GTATTAGAAATAGAACATGACCCCAGTGCTCCTGATTACTTGGAGTATGATATTGAATGGCTCACTATTCTCAAGGCTACTAACAATCTTATTAATGTGACTGGAAGCCTATGGAATATGCCTGAAAATAATGGTCTGCATACAAA GTGGGACTATAGTGCAACAGAAGAAGCTATGAAGGAAGTATTGGAAAAACTGAATCATGACCTCAGAGTTCCATGTAACTTTAGTGTAACAGCTGCTTGTTATGACCCTAACAAGCCACAAACACAAATGCAGCTGGTTCATAGGATCAATCCTCAGACTACTGAGTTTTGTGCCCAGCTTGGCATCACAGACATTAACGTCAGCCTCCAGAAGGCCAAGGAAGAACATCATTTATGTGGTGAATATGAAGAGCAGGATGATGTAGAGAGTAATGACTCTGGAGGGGACCGGAGTGAATACAATACAGATACATCTGCCCTATCCTCTATCAATCCAGATGAAATAATGTtagatgaagaggaggaagatgatgATAATATTGTAAGTGCACATAGCGACTCGAACACACCATCCATAGAACCTTCTTCGAATCAAGGTTCTGACTTTTCTGCAAGCTTCTCTGATATCAGGATCTTGCCAGGTTCCATGATTGTATCTTCTGATGATACATCAGGTTCACCAACTGATAGAGAAGGGAAACTTGATGAGGCCGTGGAGTTGGAGAATGAAAAGGACTTAACTGAGATGCCATTGAAGAGGCGGAGTGATGAACATGAACCTGAACAGAGAAAGAAGATTAAGAGGAGGAATCAGGCAATCTATGCTGCAAtagatggtgatgatgatgatgatgatgatgatgcataA
- the Dbr1 gene encoding lariat debranching enzyme isoform X2 → MRVAVAGCCHGELDKIYETLALAERRGPGPVDLLLCCGDFQAVRNEADLRCMAVPPKYRHMQTFYRYYSGEKKAPVLTVFIGGNHEASNHLQELPYGGWVAPNIYYLGLAGVVKYRGVRIGGISGIFKSHDYRKGHFEYPPYNPSTIRSIYHVRNIEVYKLKQAAEKGQTAKATKFLALDKCLPHRDFLQVLEIEHDPSAPDYLEYDIEWLTILKATNNLINVTGSLWNMPENNGLHTKWDYSATEEAMKEVLEKLNHDLRVPCNFSVTAACYDPNKPQTQMQLVHRINPQTTEFCAQLGITDINVSLQKAKEEHHLCGEYEEQDDVESNDSGGDRSEYNTDTSALSSINPDEIMLDEEEEDDDNIVSAHSDSNTPSIEPSSNQGSDFSASFSDIRILPGSMIVSSDDTSGSPTDREGKLDEAVELENEKDLTEMPLKRRSDEHEPEQRKKIKRRNQAIYAAIDGDDDDDDDDA, encoded by the exons ATGCGGGTGGCTGTGGCCGGCTGCTGCCATGGCGAGCTGGACAAGATCTACGAGACGCTGGCACTGGCCGAGCGGCGTGGCCCTGGGCCCGTGGACCTCCTTCTGTGCTGTGGCGACTTCCAGGCTGTGCGCAACGAGGCCGACCTGCGCTGCATGGCTGTGCCCCCCAAGTACCGCCACATGCAGACCTTCTACAG GTATTACTCTGGAGAGAAGAAGGCCCCAGTTCTTACAGTCTTCATTGGCGGAAACCATGAAGCCTCAAATCATTTGCAAGAGTTACCCTATGGTGGCTGGGTGGcaccaaacatttattatttag GTTTGGCTGGTGTGGTAAAATACCGAGGTGTAAGGATTGGTGGAATCTCTGGTATCTTTAAATCTCATGACTATAGAAAAG GTCATTTTGAGTACCCCCCTTATAACCCATCTACAATAAGAAGTATATATCATGTGAGAAATATTGAAGTCTATAAATTAAAACAG GCTGCAGAAAAAGGACAGACTGCCAAAGCAACCAAATTTTTAGCCTTGGACAAGTGCTTACCACACAGAGACTTTCTTcag GTATTAGAAATAGAACATGACCCCAGTGCTCCTGATTACTTGGAGTATGATATTGAATGGCTCACTATTCTCAAGGCTACTAACAATCTTATTAATGTGACTGGAAGCCTATGGAATATGCCTGAAAATAATGGTCTGCATACAAA GTGGGACTATAGTGCAACAGAAGAAGCTATGAAGGAAGTATTGGAAAAACTGAATCATGACCTCAGAGTTCCATGTAACTTTAGTGTAACAGCTGCTTGTTATGACCCTAACAAGCCACAAACACAAATGCAGCTGGTTCATAGGATCAATCCTCAGACTACTGAGTTTTGTGCCCAGCTTGGCATCACAGACATTAACGTCAGCCTCCAGAAGGCCAAGGAAGAACATCATTTATGTGGTGAATATGAAGAGCAGGATGATGTAGAGAGTAATGACTCTGGAGGGGACCGGAGTGAATACAATACAGATACATCTGCCCTATCCTCTATCAATCCAGATGAAATAATGTtagatgaagaggaggaagatgatgATAATATTGTAAGTGCACATAGCGACTCGAACACACCATCCATAGAACCTTCTTCGAATCAAGGTTCTGACTTTTCTGCAAGCTTCTCTGATATCAGGATCTTGCCAGGTTCCATGATTGTATCTTCTGATGATACATCAGGTTCACCAACTGATAGAGAAGGGAAACTTGATGAGGCCGTGGAGTTGGAGAATGAAAAGGACTTAACTGAGATGCCATTGAAGAGGCGGAGTGATGAACATGAACCTGAACAGAGAAAGAAGATTAAGAGGAGGAATCAGGCAATCTATGCTGCAAtagatggtgatgatgatgatgatgatgatgatgcataA